In Streptomyces durocortorensis, a genomic segment contains:
- a CDS encoding TetR/AcrR family transcriptional regulator, which translates to MEPVPHANPNLRRAPVQQRSADRLARILDACAALLDETGYEQLTTRAVAERAEVPIGSVYRFFSNKRALVDALALRNLDSYAERIAARLAALPAGNWREAIDAVLDEYLAMKRTVPGFALVDFGPPFPAEDASDDANRRLADRLAGLLAGHLGRRPDEGLSRAILVSVEAADALLQLAFRTDPPGDVAIVAETRTLVRAYLAQTLD; encoded by the coding sequence ATGGAGCCCGTGCCCCATGCGAACCCGAACCTCCGCCGCGCTCCCGTGCAGCAGCGCAGCGCCGACCGCCTGGCCCGGATACTCGACGCCTGCGCCGCACTCCTGGACGAGACCGGCTACGAGCAGCTCACCACGCGTGCTGTCGCCGAGCGCGCCGAAGTGCCGATCGGCTCCGTCTACCGGTTCTTCTCCAACAAACGCGCCCTTGTCGACGCCCTCGCGCTGCGCAACCTGGACAGTTACGCCGAGCGGATCGCCGCCCGGCTCGCCGCGCTCCCAGCCGGCAACTGGCGCGAGGCCATCGACGCGGTGCTGGACGAGTACCTGGCGATGAAGCGGACCGTTCCCGGGTTCGCCCTGGTCGACTTCGGGCCGCCGTTCCCGGCCGAGGACGCGTCGGACGACGCCAACCGGCGCCTGGCGGACCGGCTCGCCGGACTGCTCGCCGGGCATCTCGGCCGCCGGCCCGACGAGGGTCTGTCCCGGGCGATCCTGGTCAGCGTCGAAGCGGCCGACGCCCTGCTCCAGCTCGCCTTCCGTACGGACCCGCCGGGCGATGTGGCCATCGTCGCCGAGACCCGGACGCTCGTCAGGGCGTACCTCGCGCAGACGCTGGACTGA
- a CDS encoding type ISP restriction/modification enzyme, whose protein sequence is MAARRTAAAGSGGDTESSLPDAPSPRDASSPPDAPSPQEGSSPQDASSPLDAFVPLDELMPWSVRPLRTGRSWIGGPDPAALRARWERLAAAEGAEQERLFGPTRTRTPHTSVAALPGQSTGTGRFAREPGDCPGPVRILHGPFDEQWLLPDHRLIDAARPELWRVADGQQLFAVEHGYVPRSAGPLPLSVSRLLPDGHSPAGRPGRIRPLYRRPGATDPNLAPGLLDVVRTRLGPEITPEAVLAWALAAARPSPSGCRVPLPADAEVWAQGVELGRELTRIQLRGARDGERPRLPGGRRPYVRAALPARPTEIAYDAEAEVLIVGDGRISPVAAGAWEFTVSGVRVLELWFTRRAAAAVGAAAEGAEGLAAVGARGWTREWTSELLELVSVLTLLDGLRPRREALRSRLEGVPLISRDELRAAGVLPVPASARRPASVLGHQEEGPEGQFALL, encoded by the coding sequence GTGGCAGCGCGCAGGACGGCGGCGGCCGGATCCGGCGGGGACACGGAGTCCTCACTGCCGGACGCTCCCTCACCACGGGATGCTTCCTCACCGCCGGACGCTCCCTCACCACAGGAAGGCTCCTCACCGCAGGACGCCTCCTCGCCGCTCGACGCGTTCGTACCGCTGGACGAGCTGATGCCGTGGTCGGTGCGTCCGCTGCGGACCGGCCGCTCCTGGATCGGCGGCCCCGACCCCGCCGCGCTCCGGGCCCGCTGGGAGCGGCTGGCCGCCGCCGAGGGCGCCGAGCAGGAGCGGCTGTTCGGCCCCACCCGTACCCGTACGCCGCACACATCGGTCGCCGCGCTGCCCGGGCAGTCCACCGGGACGGGCCGCTTCGCCCGAGAGCCGGGCGACTGCCCCGGTCCCGTACGAATCCTGCACGGACCGTTCGACGAACAGTGGCTGCTCCCGGACCACCGGCTGATCGACGCGGCCCGCCCGGAGCTGTGGCGGGTCGCCGACGGGCAGCAGCTCTTCGCGGTCGAACACGGTTACGTGCCCCGGTCGGCCGGGCCCCTCCCCCTGTCCGTGAGCCGTCTCCTCCCCGACGGCCACTCCCCCGCCGGGCGGCCGGGCCGGATCAGGCCGCTGTACCGGCGGCCCGGCGCCACCGACCCCAATCTGGCACCGGGCCTGCTGGACGTGGTGCGCACCCGGCTGGGGCCGGAGATCACCCCCGAAGCCGTACTGGCCTGGGCCCTGGCCGCCGCCCGGCCCTCGCCCTCCGGCTGCCGGGTCCCGCTGCCCGCCGACGCCGAGGTGTGGGCACAAGGAGTGGAGCTGGGCCGGGAGCTGACGCGCATCCAGCTGCGCGGGGCCCGGGACGGGGAACGCCCCCGGTTGCCGGGCGGGCGCAGGCCCTATGTACGGGCGGCGCTCCCGGCCCGGCCGACGGAGATCGCGTACGACGCGGAGGCCGAGGTCCTGATCGTCGGCGATGGCCGGATCTCGCCGGTGGCGGCGGGGGCGTGGGAGTTCACGGTGAGCGGCGTACGGGTGCTGGAGCTCTGGTTCACCCGCCGGGCGGCGGCAGCGGTGGGCGCGGCGGCCGAGGGCGCGGAGGGGCTGGCGGCGGTAGGTGCGCGCGGGTGGACCCGGGAGTGGACCTCGGAGCTGCTGGAGCTCGTCTCCGTACTGACGCTCCTGGACGGGCTGCGCCCCCGGCGGGAGGCCTTGCGGTCCCGGCTGGAGGGGGTGCCGCTGATCTCCCGGGACGAGCTGCGGGCGGCCGGGGTGCTGCCGGTCCCGGCCTCAGCACGGCGCCCCGCCTCGGTCCTGGGGCACCAGGAGGAGGGGCCGGAGGGACAGTTCGCGCTGCTGTGA
- a CDS encoding CaiB/BaiF CoA transferase family protein, which produces MNTQPLPLEGLTVVAVEQAVAAPFATRQLADLGARVIKVERPDGGDFARGYDTAARGLASHFVWCNRGKESLAVDLKDPRGLAVVRELIAGADVFVQNLAQGAAARLGLDAAALCAEHPRLVAVDISGYGAGGPYAHKRAYDMLVQCEAGLVSVTGTAGQPVKAGVPAADIAAAMYAFSGVLAALLRRASTGRGGPVEVSMLDALAEWMGHPLHQGMHGSTPPERTGLAHSVIAPYDAYATADGEQVLLSVQNDREWRRLAEQVLGRPELAEDPDFATNAARTAHRERTDEAVAGALAKLTGREALTGLEAAGIACARLNTVADVAAHPQLAARDRWREVGSPVGPLRALLPPITLPGSEEARMGSVPALGEHTDVLLRALGMTDEQTSALRRDGVIA; this is translated from the coding sequence ATGAACACTCAGCCCCTCCCCCTCGAAGGCCTCACCGTGGTCGCCGTCGAGCAGGCCGTCGCCGCCCCCTTCGCCACCCGGCAGCTCGCCGACCTCGGAGCCAGGGTCATCAAGGTGGAGCGCCCGGACGGCGGCGACTTCGCGCGCGGCTACGACACGGCGGCACGCGGTCTCGCCTCGCACTTCGTCTGGTGCAACCGGGGCAAGGAGTCCCTGGCCGTCGACCTGAAGGACCCGCGCGGACTGGCTGTGGTGCGTGAACTGATCGCCGGGGCCGATGTGTTCGTACAGAATCTGGCGCAGGGGGCGGCGGCCCGGCTCGGCCTCGACGCCGCGGCCCTCTGCGCCGAACACCCGCGTCTGGTGGCGGTCGACATCTCCGGTTACGGGGCGGGCGGACCGTACGCCCACAAGCGGGCCTACGACATGCTCGTGCAGTGCGAGGCGGGCCTGGTCTCGGTGACCGGGACCGCCGGGCAGCCGGTGAAGGCGGGCGTTCCGGCGGCGGACATCGCGGCGGCCATGTACGCGTTCTCGGGGGTGCTGGCGGCGCTGCTGCGGCGGGCGAGCACCGGGCGGGGCGGGCCGGTGGAGGTGTCCATGCTGGACGCGCTGGCCGAGTGGATGGGTCATCCGCTGCACCAGGGGATGCACGGCTCGACACCCCCGGAGCGCACGGGGCTCGCGCACTCGGTGATCGCCCCGTACGACGCCTACGCCACGGCGGACGGCGAGCAGGTGCTGCTCTCCGTGCAGAACGACCGGGAGTGGCGGCGACTGGCGGAACAGGTGCTCGGGCGGCCCGAGCTGGCCGAGGACCCGGACTTCGCGACGAACGCGGCACGCACCGCCCACCGCGAACGGACCGATGAGGCGGTGGCCGGGGCGCTGGCGAAGCTGACGGGGCGGGAGGCGCTGACCGGGCTGGAGGCGGCGGGCATCGCCTGTGCCCGGCTGAACACGGTGGCCGACGTGGCGGCGCATCCGCAGCTGGCGGCGCGGGACCGGTGGCGGGAGGTGGGGTCGCCGGTGGGGCCGTTGCGGGCGCTGCTGCCGCCGATCACGCTGCCGGGGAGCGAGGAGGCGCGGATGGGGTCCGTACCGGCGCTGGGTGAGCACACCGATGTGCTGCTGCGTGCCCTGGGGATGACGGACGAACAGACATCGGCGCTGCGCCGGGACGGAGTGATCGCCTGA
- a CDS encoding GntR family transcriptional regulator, whose product MTESHEQAGADSGVDQPRHPPAFAPDSLVLNRKLPLWYQVSQSLRASILGRPQDASARLPTEEQLAAHYGVSVLTMRQALKELETEGLISRHRRRGTFIEPRARRVSPVRLLGSVDAIVAQQSGEATTVLGHGAVPVPGDLAEFFPDCGEVVSYRRLRRDGESDEPTNWAENAVRPDVAARIDVTDLERWPMTKVLRDVVGVKISRITDTVEARLADPVTAELLRVPLLSPILHYTGVTYDEEGRVVDVARIRYRGDRFSFSVTVEAH is encoded by the coding sequence ATGACCGAGAGCCATGAGCAGGCCGGGGCGGACAGCGGCGTGGACCAGCCACGCCACCCGCCCGCCTTCGCCCCCGACTCCCTCGTACTGAACCGGAAGCTGCCGCTCTGGTACCAGGTCTCGCAGTCGCTGCGGGCCTCGATACTGGGCCGCCCGCAGGACGCCTCCGCCCGGCTGCCCACCGAGGAGCAGCTCGCCGCGCACTACGGCGTCAGCGTGCTCACGATGCGCCAGGCACTGAAGGAGCTGGAGACCGAAGGGCTGATCAGCCGGCACCGGCGGCGCGGCACGTTCATCGAGCCGCGCGCCCGCCGGGTCTCGCCGGTGCGGCTGCTGGGCTCGGTCGACGCGATCGTCGCCCAGCAGTCCGGGGAGGCGACGACAGTTCTCGGCCACGGGGCGGTACCGGTGCCGGGCGATCTCGCGGAGTTCTTCCCGGACTGCGGCGAGGTGGTCAGCTACCGGCGACTGCGCCGCGACGGCGAGAGCGACGAGCCGACCAACTGGGCGGAGAACGCGGTACGTCCCGACGTCGCCGCCCGGATCGACGTCACCGACCTGGAACGCTGGCCGATGACCAAGGTCCTGCGCGATGTCGTCGGGGTGAAGATCTCCCGGATCACCGACACGGTGGAGGCCCGCCTCGCCGACCCGGTCACCGCCGAACTGCTCCGGGTCCCGCTGCTCAGCCCGATCCTGCACTACACGGGCGTGACATACGACGAGGAGGGGCGCGTCGTCGACGTGGCCCGCATCCGCTACCGGGGCGACCGCTTCTCGTTCTCCGTGACGGTGGAGGCGCACTGA
- the hmgA gene encoding homogentisate 1,2-dioxygenase yields the protein MSAIEQARKTAEGLTYSSGFGNEHSSEAVPGALPHGRNSPQRAPLGLYAEQLSGSAFTEPRAHNLRSWLYRVRPSAAHPAFTRIDNGGLRSAPFTESVPDPNRLRWNPLPDPAPGTDFLSGLWTLGGNGDATQRSGMAIHLYHANSSMTDRVFSDSDGELLIVPERGGLLLRTELGLLRAEPGHIALIPRGVRFRVELLEETARGYVCENYGRPFALPDLGPIGANGLANARDFLSPVAAYEDDDRPVEVVNKFCGNLWSATYDHSPLDVVAWHGNYTPYVYDLRRFNVIGTISYDHPDPSIFTVLTSPSDTPGLAGVDFVVFAPRWLVGEDTFRPPYFHRNVMSEYMGLIEGAYDAKADGFVPGGGSLHNMMSAHGPDRETFDRASAAELKPQKIDDGLAFMFETRWPVAATAQAATADHLQRGYDDVWQGLSRNFRP from the coding sequence ATGAGCGCGATCGAGCAGGCGAGGAAGACGGCCGAGGGGCTGACGTACTCCTCCGGATTCGGCAATGAGCACAGCTCGGAGGCGGTCCCCGGGGCGTTGCCGCACGGCCGTAACTCCCCCCAGCGCGCTCCGCTCGGGCTGTACGCCGAGCAGCTGAGCGGCTCCGCCTTCACCGAGCCGCGCGCCCACAACCTCCGTTCCTGGCTCTACCGAGTCCGCCCCTCCGCCGCGCACCCGGCCTTCACCCGGATCGACAACGGCGGGCTGCGCTCGGCGCCCTTCACCGAGTCGGTGCCCGACCCGAACCGGCTCCGCTGGAACCCCCTGCCCGACCCCGCGCCCGGCACGGACTTCCTCAGCGGGCTCTGGACGCTGGGCGGCAACGGGGACGCCACCCAGCGCAGCGGGATGGCGATCCACCTCTACCACGCCAACTCCTCCATGACGGACCGGGTGTTCAGCGACTCCGACGGCGAGCTGCTGATCGTGCCCGAACGCGGCGGCCTGCTGCTGCGCACCGAACTGGGCCTGCTGCGCGCCGAACCGGGCCACATCGCGCTGATCCCGCGCGGCGTCCGCTTCCGGGTGGAGCTGCTGGAGGAGACCGCGCGCGGTTACGTCTGCGAGAACTACGGCCGCCCGTTCGCGCTGCCCGACCTCGGCCCGATCGGCGCCAACGGTCTGGCGAACGCCCGGGATTTCCTCTCCCCCGTCGCCGCGTACGAGGACGACGACCGCCCGGTGGAGGTGGTGAACAAGTTCTGCGGGAACCTCTGGTCGGCAACGTACGACCACTCGCCGCTCGATGTCGTCGCCTGGCACGGCAACTACACCCCGTACGTCTACGACCTGCGCCGGTTCAACGTGATCGGCACGATCAGCTACGACCACCCCGACCCGTCGATCTTCACGGTCCTGACCTCGCCGTCCGACACCCCGGGGCTCGCCGGGGTGGACTTCGTCGTCTTCGCCCCCCGCTGGCTGGTCGGCGAGGACACCTTCCGGCCGCCGTACTTCCACCGGAACGTGATGAGCGAGTACATGGGCCTGATCGAGGGGGCGTACGACGCGAAGGCCGACGGCTTCGTCCCCGGCGGTGGCTCCCTGCACAACATGATGTCGGCCCACGGCCCGGACCGGGAGACCTTCGACCGGGCGAGCGCGGCGGAGCTGAAGCCGCAGAAGATCGACGACGGTCTGGCCTTCATGTTCGAGACCCGCTGGCCGGTCGCGGCGACCGCCCAGGCGGCCACCGCCGACCACCTGCAACGCGGCTACGACGACGTGTGGCAGGGTCTGAGCCGCAACTTCCGGCCGTAG
- a CDS encoding L-histidine N(alpha)-methyltransferase, which translates to MSQTHPRTPHHGASPRHHHERDSGGQAEILDLDAEVLAEHTASITASLPLRNGPHHVVDLGCGTGAGTFALLDRFPDAHVTAVDMSAEHLRRLRAKACARGVEERVRTVQADLDAAAWPDLGSPDLIWASASMHHMTHPERALRTVRDTLAPGGLFAVVELAGHPRFLPENAPQGSPGLEERVHAAADRRQAEHLPHRGADWGPMLSAAGFTVEDERTITVNIEGDGRGEAIGRYALGVLSRIRGAVADGLSPEDLTALDQLLDTAAPQGILRRDDLTVRTERTVWAARRA; encoded by the coding sequence ATGAGCCAAACACACCCGCGTACCCCCCACCACGGCGCTTCGCCCCGCCACCACCACGAGCGGGACAGCGGTGGGCAGGCGGAGATCCTCGACCTGGACGCCGAAGTCCTCGCCGAGCACACCGCCTCCATCACCGCATCGCTACCCCTGCGGAACGGCCCCCATCACGTCGTGGACCTGGGCTGCGGCACGGGCGCGGGCACCTTCGCCCTCCTCGACCGCTTCCCCGACGCGCACGTCACCGCTGTCGACATGTCCGCCGAACACCTCCGGCGCCTGCGCGCCAAGGCGTGTGCCCGCGGGGTCGAGGAACGGGTGCGCACCGTGCAGGCCGACCTCGACGCCGCCGCCTGGCCCGACCTCGGCTCACCCGACCTGATCTGGGCATCGGCCTCGATGCACCACATGACCCACCCCGAGCGCGCGCTGCGCACCGTCCGCGACACGCTCGCCCCCGGCGGCCTGTTCGCCGTCGTCGAACTGGCCGGCCACCCCCGCTTCCTGCCCGAGAACGCTCCCCAGGGCAGCCCCGGCCTGGAGGAGCGCGTCCATGCCGCAGCCGACCGCCGCCAAGCCGAACACCTGCCCCACCGCGGCGCCGACTGGGGCCCGATGCTGTCCGCCGCCGGCTTCACCGTCGAGGACGAACGCACCATCACCGTGAACATCGAGGGCGACGGCCGCGGCGAAGCGATCGGCCGTTACGCCCTCGGCGTCCTGAGCCGCATCCGCGGCGCCGTCGCCGACGGACTGTCCCCCGAGGACCTCACCGCGCTCGACCAGCTCCTCGACACGGCTGCCCCGCAAGGCATCCTGCGCCGCGACGACCTGACGGTACGCACCGAGCGCACCGTCTGGGCCGCCCGCCGCGCCTGA
- a CDS encoding molybdopterin-dependent oxidoreductase — MSHDSRTAPRICPLCEATCGLTLTIEGATVTGARGDRDDIFSRGFICPKGASFGGLDADPDRLRVPLVRGADGEFHDASWSEAFDLIAERVPALAEAHGPQSVGVVLGNPNVHTMAGALYPPLLLGALRTRNVFTASTLDQMPKHVSSGLLFGDAHAIPVPDLDRTDHLLLIGANPLESNGSLCTAPDFPGRLRALRRRGGTLTVIDPRRTRTARIADRHIAIRPGADALLLAAIAHTLIAEKLADPGPLAEHLEGLDELAAALADFTPEAVAAACDVDAATTTALARELAAAPTAAVYGRIGSCTVEHGTLASWLVDVLNILTGNLDRPGGALFPLSATARAPREAAPGARAAVPGKGFTLGRWVSRVSGHPEAKGELPVAALAEEIETPGEGRIRALLVLAANPVLSAPDGDRLDAALADRLDFMVSVDPYLNETSRRADVVLPPPPPSQSAHFDFAFNSFAVHNQVRYTRAPVLLEDGRMDESEVLARLILAVSGKHGAPPSAVDDLAIDTALTRAGAPKELAAELTGESGPERRLDLMLRLGPYGLTLEQLLAHPHGIDLGPLRPRLPEILRTRSGRIELLPAPIAADLPRLRRALGERPAPLVLVGRRHLRSNNSWMHNVGSLSGGTNVCTLQVHPDDAARLGLVDGATVRIESSGGAVEAPAEITETVRSGVVSLPHGWGHSRPGTRMSVAAAHPGANVNQLLDGTFLDPLSGTAVLNAIPVSVTPLP; from the coding sequence ATGTCCCACGACTCCCGCACCGCACCGCGTATCTGCCCCCTCTGCGAGGCCACCTGCGGCCTCACCCTCACCATCGAGGGGGCCACCGTGACCGGTGCGCGCGGCGACCGTGACGACATCTTCAGCCGGGGCTTCATCTGCCCCAAGGGCGCGTCCTTCGGAGGCCTGGACGCCGACCCCGACCGGCTGCGCGTCCCGCTCGTGCGCGGTGCGGACGGGGAGTTCCACGACGCTTCCTGGAGCGAGGCGTTCGACCTGATCGCCGAGCGTGTACCGGCCCTGGCCGAGGCCCACGGGCCGCAGTCCGTCGGCGTGGTCCTCGGCAATCCCAACGTGCACACGATGGCGGGCGCCCTCTACCCGCCCCTGCTGCTCGGGGCCCTGCGCACCCGCAACGTGTTCACCGCGAGCACCCTGGACCAGATGCCCAAGCACGTCTCCAGCGGCCTCCTCTTCGGTGACGCGCACGCCATCCCCGTACCGGATCTCGACCGCACCGACCACCTTCTCCTGATCGGCGCCAACCCACTGGAGTCCAACGGCAGTCTCTGCACCGCCCCCGACTTCCCCGGCCGGCTCAGGGCGCTGCGCCGCCGCGGCGGCACCCTCACCGTCATCGACCCGCGCCGCACCCGCACCGCCCGCATCGCCGACCGGCACATCGCGATCCGGCCCGGCGCGGACGCCCTGCTGCTGGCGGCGATAGCGCACACCCTCATCGCCGAGAAGCTCGCCGACCCCGGACCGCTCGCCGAGCACCTGGAAGGGCTCGACGAACTGGCCGCCGCCCTGGCCGACTTCACCCCGGAAGCGGTCGCCGCAGCCTGTGACGTGGACGCGGCCACCACCACCGCGCTCGCCCGTGAACTGGCCGCCGCCCCGACTGCCGCCGTCTACGGGCGGATCGGCAGCTGCACCGTCGAGCACGGCACCCTCGCCAGCTGGCTCGTGGACGTTCTCAACATCCTCACCGGCAACCTGGACCGCCCCGGCGGCGCGCTCTTCCCGCTCTCCGCGACCGCGCGCGCCCCGCGCGAAGCCGCCCCCGGGGCGCGCGCGGCCGTCCCCGGCAAGGGCTTCACCCTCGGGCGCTGGGTGAGCCGGGTCTCCGGGCATCCCGAGGCCAAGGGCGAACTGCCCGTCGCCGCCCTGGCCGAGGAGATCGAGACCCCGGGCGAGGGCCGCATCCGCGCCCTGCTCGTCCTCGCCGCCAACCCCGTACTCTCCGCACCCGACGGCGACCGCCTGGACGCGGCCCTCGCCGACCGGCTCGACTTCATGGTCAGCGTCGACCCGTACCTCAACGAGACCTCCCGCCGCGCCGACGTCGTCCTGCCCCCGCCGCCGCCCTCGCAGAGCGCCCACTTCGACTTCGCGTTCAACTCCTTCGCCGTGCACAACCAGGTCCGCTACACCCGCGCCCCCGTCCTCCTGGAGGACGGACGGATGGACGAGAGCGAGGTCCTCGCCCGGCTGATCCTCGCGGTGAGCGGGAAGCACGGGGCCCCGCCCTCCGCCGTGGACGACCTGGCCATCGACACCGCGCTCACCCGGGCCGGGGCCCCGAAGGAACTGGCCGCAGAACTCACCGGCGAGAGCGGGCCCGAACGGCGCCTCGACCTGATGCTGCGCCTCGGCCCGTACGGTCTGACGCTGGAGCAGCTCCTCGCCCACCCCCACGGCATCGACCTCGGCCCGCTGCGGCCCCGGCTCCCGGAAATCCTGCGCACCCGCTCCGGCCGCATCGAACTGCTCCCCGCCCCGATCGCCGCCGATCTGCCGCGCCTGCGCCGGGCGCTGGGGGAGCGGCCCGCCCCGCTCGTCCTCGTCGGCCGCCGCCATCTGCGCTCCAACAACAGCTGGATGCACAACGTCGGCTCGCTGAGCGGCGGTACCAACGTCTGCACCCTCCAGGTCCACCCCGACGACGCGGCCCGCCTGGGGCTCGTGGACGGGGCCACCGTACGGATCGAGTCCTCCGGCGGCGCGGTCGAGGCCCCCGCCGAGATCACGGAAACCGTACGCAGCGGAGTGGTGAGCCTCCCGCACGGCTGGGGCCACAGCCGCCCCGGGACCCGTATGTCGGTGGCCGCCGCCCATCCCGGGGCGAACGTGAACCAGCTGCTCGACGGCACTTTTCTGGACCCGCTGTCCGGTACGGCCGTGCTGAACGCCATTCCGGTATCCGTCACCCCCTTGCCCTAG
- a CDS encoding SGNH/GDSL hydrolase family protein, translating to MKMSRLVAFSSSLLLGAVLALTGAGIAHADASVKAVDYVALGDSYSSGVGAGSYDGSSCKRSSRAYPALWAAANSPASFHFTACSGARTNDVTSGQLGPLNASTDLVSISVGGNDAGFADVMTTCVLQSEAACLNRIATARAYVDSTLPGRLDSVYAAIRAKAPSAQVVVLGYPRFYRLGGSCIAGLSEKERAAINGASDHLNTATAKRAADHGFTFGDVRPTFTGHEICSGNSWLHSVNWLNIGESYHPTAAGQSGGYLPVLKSAL from the coding sequence ATGAAAATGTCCAGACTCGTGGCGTTCTCGTCCTCTCTCCTGCTCGGTGCAGTTCTCGCCCTGACCGGTGCGGGGATCGCGCACGCCGACGCGTCCGTCAAGGCCGTCGACTACGTCGCGCTCGGCGACTCGTACTCCTCCGGCGTCGGAGCCGGCAGTTACGACGGCTCCAGCTGCAAGCGCAGCTCCCGCGCCTACCCCGCCCTCTGGGCGGCCGCCAACTCCCCCGCCTCGTTCCACTTCACCGCCTGCTCGGGTGCCCGGACCAACGACGTCACGAGCGGGCAGCTCGGACCGCTGAACGCCTCGACCGACCTCGTGTCGATCTCCGTCGGCGGCAACGACGCGGGCTTCGCGGACGTCATGACGACCTGTGTCCTGCAGTCCGAGGCGGCCTGTCTCAACCGGATCGCCACCGCCCGCGCCTACGTCGACTCGACCCTGCCCGGCCGGCTCGACTCCGTGTACGCGGCGATCCGCGCCAAGGCCCCCTCGGCCCAGGTCGTCGTCCTCGGCTACCCCCGCTTCTACCGGCTCGGCGGCAGCTGCATCGCCGGTCTGAGCGAGAAGGAGCGCGCGGCCATCAACGGCGCGTCCGACCACCTCAACACGGCCACCGCCAAGCGCGCGGCGGACCACGGCTTCACCTTCGGCGATGTCCGCCCCACCTTCACCGGACACGAGATCTGCTCGGGCAACTCCTGGCTGCACAGCGTGAACTGGCTCAACATCGGTGAGTCATACCACCCCACCGCCGCCGGACAGTCGGGCGGCTATCTCCCGGTCCTCAAGTCCGCTCTCTGA
- a CDS encoding helix-turn-helix domain-containing protein: MLLMTQESGELDSLVRRRIRALRVAQGLSLEELANRAHLSQSSLSRIENGQRRLALDQLVTLARALDTTLDQLVETATDDVITSPTIDSVHGRMRWTLKADPGMSVVRQRLTDPPPDNPARMRAHPGREWLVVLSGTAILMLGRRRFRVETNQAAEFPTMMPHAIGAEGGPCEILGLFDRDARRGHQRDDGDDAPE, translated from the coding sequence ATGTTGCTCATGACGCAAGAGAGTGGTGAGCTGGACAGCCTCGTACGCAGACGCATCCGCGCGCTCCGGGTCGCGCAGGGCTTGTCGCTGGAGGAGCTGGCCAACCGTGCCCACCTCAGCCAGTCATCGCTGAGCCGCATCGAGAACGGTCAGCGGCGCCTCGCCCTCGACCAGCTGGTCACCCTCGCCCGCGCCCTGGACACCACGCTGGACCAGCTCGTGGAGACCGCCACCGACGACGTCATCACCAGCCCGACGATCGACAGCGTTCACGGCCGGATGCGCTGGACCCTGAAGGCCGACCCCGGCATGAGCGTGGTGCGCCAGCGCCTGACCGACCCCCCGCCCGACAATCCCGCCCGTATGCGCGCCCATCCGGGGCGCGAATGGCTCGTCGTGCTGTCCGGCACCGCGATCCTCATGCTCGGCCGGCGCCGCTTCCGCGTCGAGACCAACCAGGCCGCCGAGTTCCCCACGATGATGCCGCACGCGATCGGCGCCGAGGGCGGGCCCTGCGAGATCCTGGGCCTCTTCGACCGGGATGCCCGCCGTGGCCACCAGCGTGACGACGGCGACGACGCTCCCGAGTGA